The following coding sequences are from one Streptomyces sp. NBC_01485 window:
- a CDS encoding FitA-like ribbon-helix-helix domain-containing protein, producing the protein MVKLNLRLPDALHARLTARAAADRRSLNAEILHFIEVALGSPVVDSESPGGDSASPAPLRGKPDSSPA; encoded by the coding sequence ATGGTCAAACTGAACCTCAGGCTCCCCGACGCTCTTCATGCACGGCTGACCGCTCGCGCCGCTGCGGACCGGCGGTCCCTCAACGCCGAGATCCTGCACTTCATCGAGGTCGCCCTCGGCTCTCCCGTGGTGGACTCCGAATCGCCCGGCGGCGATTCGGCTTCTCCTGCCCCGCTACGCGGGAAGCCGGATTCCTCCCCGGCGTGA
- a CDS encoding dihydrofolate reductase family protein, whose protein sequence is MGEVIARLAVSLDGYVAGPESGPEHPLGIGGERLHAWVYGLRTFRRMQGMTGGETGPDDDLVAEHVARPGAVVMGHGMFMNGEIPWGDDPPFHAPVYVVTHHPRTSLVKQGGTTFHFVTEGPGRALELAREAAGDKDVSLAGGADLVQQFIRNGWLDELLLHVVPVLVCGGRRLFGDRGELGDQHIEWRKTQVLDSPEVTHIRLRAPHTVAAE, encoded by the coding sequence ATGGGTGAGGTCATCGCACGGCTGGCCGTGTCGCTCGACGGATACGTCGCGGGCCCGGAGTCGGGGCCCGAGCACCCGCTCGGCATCGGCGGGGAGCGCCTGCACGCGTGGGTGTACGGGCTGCGTACGTTCCGGCGGATGCAGGGGATGACGGGCGGGGAGACCGGGCCGGACGACGACCTGGTCGCCGAGCACGTCGCCCGGCCCGGCGCGGTGGTGATGGGCCACGGCATGTTCATGAACGGAGAGATCCCCTGGGGCGACGACCCGCCCTTCCACGCGCCGGTGTACGTCGTCACCCACCACCCGCGCACGTCCCTGGTGAAGCAGGGCGGCACCACCTTCCACTTCGTCACCGAGGGCCCCGGGCGGGCGCTGGAGCTGGCCCGGGAGGCGGCGGGCGACAAGGACGTCTCGCTGGCGGGTGGGGCCGACCTGGTGCAGCAGTTCATCCGCAACGGCTGGCTGGACGAGCTGCTGCTGCACGTCGTACCGGTGCTCGTGTGCGGCGGGCGGCGGCTGTTCGGCGACCGGGGCGAACTCGGCGACCAGCACATCGAGTGGCGGAAGACGCAGGTGCTGGACTCGCCGGAGGTCACGCATATCCGGTTGCGGGCCCCGCACACCGTCGCCGCAGAATGA
- a CDS encoding RNA-guided endonuclease InsQ/TnpB family protein, translated as MVTVKEGEDTGYARWTFRLRVSSTALAALEAEWARCRWIWNESCAKSKQTHVWNKSRPERADRRTCGPAQLDKMLTEARTANAWLREGSSVPQQQIIRDFAKSRAKAQKDIKARLPQRQRAGMPKCKKKREADPSLNYTQRGFRLKDGLLYLAGGIALTVVWSRELPRPPGSVRVYRDGIGHWYCSFVVPAEVQPLSGTGSVIGIDWGVKETATTTSDAHDLPHAEHGRKAQAELTRYDRMMARRRPKKGQAASKGYREAKKLRAKTYKKAARQREDTGRKWAKKVVRDHDALAVEDFKPKFLAKSTMAKKAADAAIGATKQALIGMGRKHGRAVYLVHPAHTTMDCAHCDARAKHALPLGMRTYTCTTCGVSSPRDKNSARVMLIRAGLDPAGADGGRPPEALPPEAA; from the coding sequence ATGGTGACAGTGAAGGAAGGCGAGGACACCGGGTATGCCCGGTGGACTTTCCGGCTTCGCGTGTCGTCCACCGCGCTCGCCGCCCTTGAGGCGGAATGGGCGCGCTGCCGATGGATCTGGAACGAGAGCTGCGCCAAGTCCAAGCAGACCCACGTGTGGAACAAGAGCCGCCCCGAACGTGCGGACAGGCGAACGTGCGGCCCTGCTCAGCTCGACAAGATGCTGACCGAGGCCCGCACCGCGAACGCGTGGCTGCGTGAGGGCAGCTCGGTCCCGCAGCAGCAGATCATCCGCGACTTCGCCAAGTCCCGCGCCAAAGCACAGAAGGACATCAAGGCCCGGCTGCCGCAGCGGCAGCGCGCGGGGATGCCGAAGTGCAAGAAGAAGCGCGAGGCCGACCCGAGCCTGAACTACACACAGCGCGGGTTCCGCCTCAAGGACGGGCTCCTGTACCTGGCCGGGGGCATCGCGCTGACCGTGGTGTGGTCGCGGGAACTGCCCAGGCCGCCCGGTTCGGTACGGGTGTACCGGGACGGTATCGGCCATTGGTATTGCTCCTTCGTTGTTCCCGCCGAGGTCCAGCCGTTGTCCGGGACCGGTTCGGTGATCGGCATCGACTGGGGCGTGAAGGAGACCGCGACCACCACGTCCGACGCGCACGACCTCCCCCACGCCGAGCACGGCAGGAAGGCGCAGGCGGAACTGACCCGGTATGACCGGATGATGGCCCGGCGCAGGCCCAAGAAGGGGCAGGCCGCCTCGAAGGGCTACCGCGAGGCGAAGAAGCTGCGGGCCAAGACGTACAAGAAGGCCGCCCGGCAGCGTGAGGACACCGGCCGCAAGTGGGCCAAGAAGGTTGTCCGCGACCACGACGCCCTCGCGGTCGAGGACTTCAAGCCGAAGTTCCTCGCCAAGTCCACCATGGCCAAGAAGGCCGCTGACGCCGCCATCGGCGCCACCAAACAGGCCCTGATCGGGATGGGCCGCAAGCACGGCCGGGCCGTGTACCTGGTACACCCCGCGCACACCACGATGGACTGCGCGCACTGCGATGCGAGAGCCAAGCACGCACTGCCGCTGGGGATGCGCACCTACACCTGCACCACATGCGGAGTCTCCTCCCCCAGGGACAAGAACTCCGCACGTGTGATGCTCATCCGGGCTGGTCTCGACCCGGCTGGTGCTGATGGCGGAAGACCCCCGGAGGCGCTGCCTCCGGAGGCGGCCTGA